One part of the Aspergillus luchuensis IFO 4308 DNA, chromosome 5, nearly complete sequence genome encodes these proteins:
- a CDS encoding uncharacterized protein (COG:S;~EggNog:ENOG410Q0BW;~InterPro:IPR002110,IPR027417,IPR007111,IPR036770, IPR020683,IPR031359;~PFAM:PF05729,PF17100;~go_function: GO:0005515 - protein binding [Evidence IEA]), which produces MFSRVKFKLNFAKGSRHRREKHTKADEQPDSPPDRVVSIAAVDVSTPDAESSTPARANLWEVAGGKLDEKDRLALGLESSLPITNAIENVIQITEEKYREYKEGGLKIRKRNGGHINVRDAAKNIILHALQAQDFVSKLVSYDVTSHASIAWSVVSLGLTMIKNDIERRDDIFHAAEYLTGILSYYAILENHYRDRKVESDRGLEDALVEVYTAILQYTAEVKKAENESKAARVGESIRALVQESLKELKETVEKKEQAVLRWADLTVALDHRKQAESMLDGIDEAIERLKAIQSHTRSLQDREILDWLSAASYSDPQNTTQNRRASNTGKWFLNMPKYEKWKFTPGKILWLYGAVGCGKSVLCSTVIQDIEEFCESDTSRNYAYWYFQFSNDETQKMYNMIRSILRQFMPPILPGSIIKLWEEHCHRGSKPQQRKLAEILDNLLETSQGEFFLILDALDECPATGDNERSSLLQFLEELLKKHQTKLHILATSRPEPDIRSRLEQYQRVDLEAGLSGDVETFVRAQVAHGRLCEWGESLKKRTLERLLDIPERRFRWADLQIKRLEKSKTEEAFQKALDSIPVTLEDTYKDTLERISPDDREAARTILIWLSFSAVPLDLKTIAAVVSFRFPEDVVTTCTTSLVTVSISDDTVRLAHFSVKEFLVRNEAGGHWYQFSAISGHNAIATRTIDCLLETTEILSQTTASRQPLLIYAARYWGRHLAEVEELYATDTGLQKKVDRLFTERDVYFNWVRLVDVEFKFVWRKSFEEVQSPLYCASRRGLKPTVEMLLAQGANPMGSGLEVRNNALLAAARGGHLEILELLLGKVDEIPRGVTERMLNFIYATESDKEKLTMILDLLWDKGALHDQSRASLKIIDGRLAERAAKNGSSAHIVMSCLLDRKEKMGLKITKGLLRAVLENLHCGNKTMHLLLEKCDADIRLTPSLVQQGMSILNIGAMIAILNKQVKNDIKLDEEWTEAFARGKKETMELLLQEHGEEIRVTQKVLISAANSACDPQTVKLLLARREPGSIIDKEIFLAAAGNGSHGSEIMDVLLEECGQDIIIDEEIIQRIVQNHKQGVAMIKTLLCRQQAGFVVTEQILCDAARYHDQEMLELLVNNTGGSGLPITEETLRSVADNHWRGRSLIRYLYDLLGHTLPVSEDALLSVADIGSPTADYVLAFILERWPDIPVTDRLLEAACTLPNSMSLLLDRRCDFLPIKRMIQKIATDGDRGSGRVLGKLLDRRLVGVDEWLMETVTSNSHTLRVIHKRDPDFPVTPNLITKIVQDRGAMDFLLDRQNNQVLITEEVVKSSLLGRHPRSVIRLLLSRLGSEAVPITEDILIYAIQNNNIYQATHNIKALELFLEQRRDLNLNAVWEAIWQDPEIDPVSLAQAAGALLRYVSFEVSAQMLEMLPSLPRQDCVSYRPFDEFIRACMQHRIPLPTTEAAVELIVERASFDTVEIFFENYPGVPVTDKHIEAAKRNPREDVDKDEMVSLLMSTRKSYSKEHK; this is translated from the exons ATGTTTTCGAGGGTAAAATTCAAACTCAACTTTGCGAAAGGAAGTCGACATCGCCGTGAGAAGCATACAAAAGCAGACGAACAGCCCGATTCCCCTCCGGATCGGGTCGTATCgattgctgctgttgacGTGTCCACGCCAGATGCCGAATCTTCTACCCCCGCAAGAGCAAACCTTTGGGAGGTTGCTGGAGGAAAGCTAGATGAGAAAGACCGACTTGCTCTCGGTCTGGAGAGTTCACTACCTATCACGAATGCCATCGAAAACGTCATACAGATCACGGAAGAGAAGTACCGCGAGTACAAGGAAGGTGGGCTCAAGATTCGCAAGCGCAACGGGGGACACATCAACGTCCGCGATGCCGCCAAAAACATCATTCTTCATGCATTGCAGGCACAGGACTTTGTCTCTAAACTGGTGTCTTATGATGTGACCTCCCATG CGTCAATTGCATGGTCAGTTGTTTCGCTTGGTCTGACGATGATCAAAAACGACATTGAACGTCGGGACGACATCTTTCACGCAGCCGAGTATCTCACTGGCATTCTTTCCTATTATGCAATCCTTGAAAATCATTATCGAGACAGAAAAGTGGAAAGCGACCGAGGGTTAGAAGATGCTTTGGTTGAAGTCTACACGGCTATTCTGCAATACACGGCGGAGGTAAAAAAGGCAGAAAATGAAAGCAAAGCTG CCCGCGTGGGAGAAAGTATTAGGGCCCTTGTTCAGGAGTCGCTGAAGGAGCTCAAGGAAACTgtcgaaaagaaagagcaggCTGTTTTAAGGTGGGCGGATCTTACGGTAGCTCTAG ACCACAGGAAACAAGCCGAAAGCATGCTCGACGGTATAGACGAGGCGATTGAAAGGCTGAAGGCTATCCAATCGCACACTAGGA GCTTGCAGGACCGAGAGATACTCGACTGGCTGTCCGCGGCATCCTATTCAGATCCCCAGAATACCACTCAAAACCGCAGGGCATCAAACACGGGGAAATGGTTTCTCAACATGCCCAAGTATGAAAAGTGGAAGTTCACGCCCGGAAAGATCCTTTGGCTTTATGGAGCAG TCGGCTGCGGAAAATCGGTTCTCTGTTCTACGGTGATCCAAGACATCGAGGAGTTCTGCGAGTCTGACACCTCCAGGAACTATGCCTACTGGTATTTTCAATTCAGCAATGACGAAACACAGAAGATGTACAACATGATCAGGTCCATCTTGCGACAATTTATGCCACCAATACTTCCCGGATCCATAATCAAACTCTGGGAAGAACATTGTCACCGAGGTAGTAAGCCCCAACAGCGAAAGCTTGCAGAAATCCTCGATAATCTGCTGGAAACTTCTCAGGGTGAGTTTTTCCTTATCCTCGATGCTCTGGATGAGTGCCCCGCGACTGGGGATAACGAACGGAGCTCGCTCTTGCAATTTCTTGAAGAATTGTTAAAAAAGCATCAAACCAAATTGCACATTCTTGCCACCAGTCGGCCAGAGCCTGATATACGCTCGAGGCTGGAACAATATCAAAGGGTGGATCTGGAGGCTGGGTTGAGTGGAGATGTAGAAACTTTCGTCCGTGCTCAAGTTGCCCATGGCAGGTTGTGTGAATGGGGCGAGTCGCTTAAGAAACGAACTCTGGAGAGATTGCTTGATATTCCGGAACG GCGCTTTCGCTGGGCTGATTTGCAGATAAAGCGGCTGGAAAAGTCCAAAACCGAGGAAGCCTTCCAAAAGGCTCTTGATTCCATCCCAGTCACACTCGAGGACACCTATAAAGATACCCTTGAGAGGATATCACCGGATGATCGGGAAGCAGCCCGCACAATTTTGATCTGGCTCAGTTTCTCTGCCGTCCCGCTGGATCTGAAGACTATCGCGGCTGTTGTGTCTTTCCGCTTCCCAGAAGACGTTGTGACCACCTGTACTACTTCTCTAGTTACCGTGAGCATCTCCGATGATACTGTGAGGCTGGCTCATTTCTCCGTGAAAGAGTTTCTGGTACGCAATGAAGCTGGGGGTCACTGGTATCAATTCTCGGCCATTTCTGGCCATAACGCCATAGCAACTAGAACGATCGACTGTCTGCTCGAAACTACCGAGATCCTAAGCCAGACCACCGCCTCACGACAGCCACTACTGATCTACGCTGCGAGATATTGGGGTCGTCATCTGGCAGAAGTAGAGGAATTATACGCCACTGATACGGGCCTCCAGAAAAAGGTTGACCGCCTGTTCACAGAACGTGATGTTTATTTCAACTGGGTTCGCTTGGTTGATGTCGAATTCAAATTCGTGTGGCGTAAATCATTCGAGGAGGTGCAATCACCTCTGTATTGTGCATCAAGAAGAGGACTCAAACCGACGGTTGAGATGCTGCTTGCACAAGGTGCAAATCCAATGGGATCAGGACTTGAGGTAAGGAACAATGCATTGCTAGCAGCCGCGCGTGGGGGCCATTTGGAGATTCTAGAATTGCTGCTCGGTAAAGTGGATGAGATACCTCGAGGAGTGACTGAACGCATGCTGAATTTTATTTACGCCACCGAGTCCGACAAAGAGAAGTTAACAATGATTTTAGACCTGCTTTGGGACAAGGGTGCTTTGCATGATCAATCAAGAGCGTCGCTTAAGATTATTGATGGGAGACTAGCTGAGAGAGCAGCCAAAAATGGGTCGTCGGCACATATAGTAATGAGCTGCCTTCTCGAtcggaaggagaagatgggccTCAAAATAACTAAGGGTTTGCTGAGAGCTGTGCTGGAAAATTTACACTGCGGCAACAAAACCATGCACTTGCTTCTAGAAAAGTGTGACGCGGATATAAGACTTACCCCATCATTGGTGCAGCAGGGTATGTCTATTTTGAATATTGGTGCCATGATTGCCATTTTGAATAAGCAGGTGAAGAATGATATCAAGCTGGATGAGGAATGGACTGAAGCTTTTgcgagaggaaagaaagaaacaatggAGCTGCTTCTGCAGGAGCATGGCGAGGAAATCCGAGTCACCCAGAAAGTGCTCATTTCGGCTGCCAACTCTGCATGTGATCCACAGACAGTGAAACTACTTCTAGCCAGACGAGAGCCGGGATCAATCATTGATAAAGAGATCTTCTTAGCCGCTGCAGGAAACGGCTCACATGGCAGTGAAATCATGGATGTCTTGCTTGAGGAGTGTGGGCaggacatcatcattgatgaggagattATTCAGAGAATTGTGCAAAACCATAAACAAGGGGTGGCAATGATAAAGACGCTCCTGTGCAGACAACAAGCGGGATTTGTGGTCACTGAGCAAATATTATGCGACGCTGCTCGATATCACGATCAGGAAATGTTGGAGCTTCTGGTGAACAATACCGGTGGTTCTGGTCTACCCATCACAGAGGAGACATTACGCTCTGTAGCTGATAATCATTGGCGTGGACGGAGCTTGATTAGATATCTGTATGATCTCCTGGGCCACACTCTTCCGGTTTCAGAAGATGCATTATTATCTGTTGCCGATATAGGTTCTCCCACAGCCGACTATGTACTCGCATTCATCTTGGAAAGATGGCCAGATATTCCGGTAACTGATCGACTACTCGAAGCGGCATGTACTCTCCCTAACTCCATGAGTCTGCTATTGGATCGGCGGTGTGACTTCCTTCCAATTAAACGGATGATCCAAAAAATAGCAACAGACGGAGACAGGGGCAGTGGAAGGGTGCTGGGAAAGCTTCTCGACCGGCGGCTTgtgggagtggatgaatggCTGATGGAAACAGTCACTAGCAACAGTCATACCCTAAGGGTCATTCACAAGAGAGATCCAGACTTTCCTGTGACACCAAACCTAATTACCAAAATTGTACAAGACAGGGGTGCAATGGATTTCCTGCTCGATAGGCAAAACAACCAAGTTTTGATTACAGAAGAAGTGGTTAAATCTTCATTGTTGGGGAGGCATCCCAGATCTGTCATACGTTTACTTCTCAGTCGACTGGGATCAGAAGCTGTGCCAATTACAGAGGATATCCTGATCTATGCTATTCAAAATAACAACATTTATCAGGCAACCCACAACATCAAGGCTCTCGAATTGTTCCTTGAACAGCGCCGTGACCTCAACCTTAACGCAGTCTGGGAAGCCATATGGCAGGACCCTGAAATCGACCCAGTATCTTTGGCACAGGCAGCGGGAGCTCTACTACGATATGTCAGCTTTGAAGTGTCGGCTCAAATGCTGGAGATGCTTCCATCTTTGCCCCGGCAAGACTGTGTTTCGTATCGCCCTTTTGACGAATTCATCCGAGCCTGTATGCAGCACCGGATACCGTTACCCACCACTGAGGCAGCAGTCGAGTTGATCGTGGAAAGAGCAAGTTTCGATACAGTTGAGATATTCTTCGAGAATTATCCTGGTGTTCCTGTCACTGACAAGCACATTGAAGCCGCCAAGAGGAATCCACGAGAGGACGTGGATAAGGATGAGATGGTCTCGCTTCTTATGTCTACCAGGAAGAGTTACTCTAAGGAGCACAAGTGA
- the nut1 gene encoding putative RNA polymerase II mediator complex subunit Nut1 (COG:K;~EggNog:ENOG410PKED;~InterPro:IPR014801;~PFAM:PF08689;~TransMembrane:1 (i356-377o);~go_component: GO:0016592 - mediator complex [Evidence IEA];~go_function: GO:0003712 - transcription coregulator activity [Evidence IEA];~go_process: GO:0006357 - regulation of transcription by RNA polymerase II [Evidence IEA]), whose amino-acid sequence MTSSEQWGTFLQQCLLHRIDAAEFKNLTRLLMQRYPIGEAQLLDVLLETRLATGIKWDPLPPLYIDCLCKMGLVRTSTMLNSLLKHSSIHDKLPSAGGSEATAAAAAAVQGKQKRKCYTLMTDIRVVQDAMLSVSTGTASKTFAEALSIFASIVDWIQAVVAWHNSHLDTSHQTGGLMSSPDAVSLFESLGILLAALSGTAKGLEVLSADSHEALKIKLGQALSAYLPLCVEVSLPLRNRLDSLQKEFNLFGEPSSKALDVSMMENVNVNALQFEDSVMDGPVINSRAGLYVYINAMLVGRPLVDDSMLLNFLSNRYGGHYQVLIEELITASFDVLSNANYRNESSRTMFLFRSFLVNKLPTFIAAMLAASIVSLPLPMELCISHALSRLDPNTFPSFSQMFAMQSNTVLSDVRQEFLFACASHKLIPESSIERLLGENPMQTLPVGGPYNKDELVSQINANPERAEQLINEIESMEGNAGAIVGAITDVMHHLCNQKETMTLKNICNSLSRRPQALDVILLFRSLKQVLQPLCALLDAWHWDEDQGESQPVYDEFGSILLLVLTFKFRYDLRPQDMGIGGSNSFVLRLLENGFCSQKLDDLSEKQNKNLGSWINALFMAEGISEETMSACSPQEFYMLVTTLFNQSLSACEAGKLDFDTLKGGFEYLLEPFLLPSLILALNWLGNHIWESESDPSIPLKALHSLISPSSISGEAKEIHRTVLNITARSLEEQLKSIRARQPDDTIKPILEALEPHLSFQRSGSTRRSELESWTAHTPGGLLASIRSTFQSLILWSTSPDMSMAPQSYTHRQFIAGIHIQGSMRVLCALIDELKLQATTSPTNTTGSSDLALDIAATMICAPLADSFAVDQNTYSPHHHIDPTNTTKEIPPRNPILTPRGALYQLHDSVPKICEKDPLRAEIIVRLWRRVNAALTPPSQLDMNNIIQNMQLGVGVGGPGQMDLDTSGAGGHEEESTINQMLDNAVAAGMDGGGGAGGMGGMGSGGLDTSIDDVLNAADMAVGNPEFLDLDMEGLF is encoded by the exons ATGACTTCCTCCGAACAATGGGGGACATTCCTCCAACAATGTTTGCTCCACCGGATCGATGCCGCGGAGTTCAAGAACCTCACGCGGCTGCTGATGCAGCGTTATCCCATTGGTGAAGCCCAGCTGTTGGATGTATTGCTGGAGACGCGCCTCGCAACGGGGATTAAATGGGATCCCCTGCCCCCTTTGTATATTGACTGTCTGTGCAAGATGGGATTGGTGCGGACTTCGACGATGTTGAATTCGTTGCTCAAGCATTCGTCTATTCATGATAAGTTGCCGTCGGCGGGTGGTTCGGAggcgactgctgctgctgcggctgctgtgcAGGGAAAGCAGAAGCGGAAGTGTTATACTCTGATGACGGATATCAGGGTGGTTCAGGACGCTATGCTATCTGTTTCGACGGGCACTGCTTCTAAGACTTTTGCTGAGGCGTTGAGTATCTTCGCGTCCATTGTGGATTGGATTCAGGCGGTTGTGGCTTGGCATAATAGTCATTTGGATACCAGTCATCAGACGGGCGGGTTGATGAGTTCACCTGATGCGGTGTCGTTGTTTGAGAGTCTCGGGATTCTGCTTGCGGCGCTTTCGGGGACGGCTAAGGGGTTGGAGGTTCTGTCGGCGGATTCTCATGAAG CGCTGAAGATAAAGCTTGGACAGGCTCTATCGGCGTATCTTCCCCTCTGCGTGGAAGTATCGCTGCCGCTCCGTAACCGGTTGGATAGCCTGCAGAAGGAGTTCAATCTCTTTGGAGAGCCTTCGTCGAAAGCGTTGGATGTTTCCATGATGGAAaatgtcaatgtcaatgcgCTTCAGTTTGAGGATTCGGTCATGGACGGGCCTGTGATTAATTCCAGAGCAGGTCTCTATGTGTATATCAATGCGATG CTTGTGGGCCGCCCCTTGGTGGATGATAGCATGCTGCTCAATTTCCTGTCCAATAGATACGGC GGACACTATCAAGTTCTCATCGAGGAGCTCATAACGGCGTCGTTCGATGTCCTATCGAATGCCAACTACCGCAATGAGTCTAGCCGAACTATGTTCTTGTTCCGCTCGTTTCTGGTGAACAAGCTTCCCACCTTCATCGCGGCTATGTTGGCAGCCTCGATTGTGTCGTTGCCGTTGCCGATGGAGCTTTGCATCAGCCATGCTTTGAGCCGGCTAGACCCAAACACATTCCCATCGTTCTCGCAGATGTTCGCTATGCAAAGCAACACAGTCTTGTCCGATGTGCGACAAGAATTTTTGTTCGCTTGTGCCTCGCACAAGTTAATCCCCGAGTCGAGTATCGAGCGCCTGTTGGGCGAGAACCCAATGCAGACTCTCCCTGTCGGCGGCCCTTACAACAAGGATGAGCTCGTCTCGCAGATCAACGCCAATCCGGAGCGCGCAGAGCAGTTGATCAACGAGATTGAGTCCATGGAGGGCAACGCCGGTGCGATAGTGGGTGCTATTACAGAT GTCATGCACCATCTCTGCAATCAAAAAGAGACCATGACGTTGAAAAACATCTGCAACTCACTGTCCCGTCGGCCGCAGGCTCTGGACGTGATTTTGCTCTTCCGGAGCTTGAAGCAAGTACTACAACCGCTCTGCGCTCTGCTAGACGCCTGGCACTGGGACGAGGACCAGGGCGAGAGCCAACCGGTCTACGACGAGTTTGGAAGCATTCTTCTACTCGTACTGACCTTCAAGTTCCGATACGATCTGCGACCGCAGGACATGGGAATCGGAGGTAGCAATTCCTTCGTCTTGCGACTGCTCGAGAACGGCTTTTGCAGCCAGAAGCTCGACGACCTCAGCGagaagcagaacaagaaCCTTGGATCCTGGATCAACGCCCTATTTATGGCCGAGGGAATCAGCGAAGAGACCATGTCCGCCTGCAGTCCACAGGAATTCTACATGCTAGTGACTACACTTTTCAACCAAAGTCTCAGCGCATGCGAAGCAGGAAAGCTCGACTTCGACACCCTCAAGGGCGGCTTCGAAT ACCTCCTAGaacccttcctcctcccatctctcatcctcgccctaAACTGGCTCGGCAACCACATCTGGGAATCTGAAAGCGACCCTTCCATCCCCCTCAAAGCCCTCCACTCCCTCATAAGCCCGAGCTCTATCTCCGGCGAAGCCAAAGAAATCCACCGAACCGTCCTCAACATTACGGCCCGCTCCCTCGAAGAACAACTCAAGAGCATCCGCGCCCGCCAACCCGACGACACCATCAAACCCATCCTCGAGGCTCTCGAACCCcacctctccttccaacgCAGCGGCAGCACCCGCCGCAGCGAGCTCGAGTCCTGGACCGCCCACACCCCCGGCGGCCTCCTCGCCAGCATCCGCAGCACCTTCCAATCGCTCATCCTCTGGAGCACCAGCCCAGACATGAGCATGGCCCCTCAATCCTACACCCACCGCCAATTCATTGCAGGCATCCACATCCAAGGCTCCATGCGCGTATTATGCGCCCTAATCGACGAACTCAAACTCCAAGCCACCACCTCACCCACAAACACTACAGGCAGCAGCGACCTCGCCCTCGACATCGCAGCCACCATGATCTGCGCCCCCCTGGCTGACTCCTTCGCCGTCGACCAAAACACCTACTCCCCCCATCACCACATCGACCCTACCAACACGACCAAAGAAATTCCCCCGCGAAACCCCATTCTCACTCCCCGCGGCGCCCTCTACCAGTTACACGACTCCGTCCCCAAGATCTGCGAAAAGGATCCCCTCCGCGCGGAAATCATCGTGCGGCTCTGGCGCCGCGTCAACGCGGCCCTCACTCCGCCCTCGCAGCTCGACATGAACAACATCATTCAGAACATGCAGCTCGGTGTGGGTGTAGGTGGACCGGGACAAATGGACCTGGATACCTCCGGGGCAGGAGGCCACGAAGAGGAGAGTACGATCAACCAGATGCTGGACAATGCTGTCGCGGCGGGAATGGACGGCGGTGGGGGGGCCGGAGGCatgggagggatgggaagTGGGGGTTTGGATACGAGTATTGATGATGTGTTGAATGCGGCGGATATGGCGGTGGGGAATCCCGAGTTCTTGGATTTGGATATGGAGGGGTTGTTTTAG
- a CDS encoding uncharacterized protein (COG:S;~EggNog:ENOG410PP4W), with translation MSMNESHSGRGLGFAIRTLFRSSPSPSPTPTPRHRVSLLRRGRSIFSSRNPRNSSKPSSGSPMHDFQQFNSAAMVGLAQASAGDNFDIFQWHPRYQSCQRYFLDHAQHSDAVQALSAFLNIRLPFQWQSNPVVSSHTDPSRSAASQSSTSSPASNPPPSVSLIPYIRRLVATGMDFPGVLHGFFGDEWGAGIGPLHEQERRNYLFAAKSGGWAAVKKDYDMPPLETIPFLRPLQGPLDSEIEAAERSWSEWLAMEDWMVGPRAPDVLQDSSSQISRHHSSRG, from the exons ATGTCCATGAATGAATCTCACTCGGGTAGAGGACTAGGTTTCGCGATCAGGACTCTGTTTCGCTCCTCCCCATCGCCCTCCCCGACTCCTACCCCGCGACACCGAGTCTCTCTTCTCCGTCGTGGTCGGAGTATATTCTCCAGCAG GAATCCTCGAAATTCGAGTAAACCTTCGTCCGGGTCCCCAATGCATGACTTCCAGCAATTCAACTCGGCTGCGATGGTGGGACTGGCCCAAGCGTCTGCAGGCGACAATTTCGACATCTTCCAATGGCACCCTCGATACCAAAGCTGCCAGCGATACTTTCTAGATCATGCGCAACACAGTGATGCAGTCCAAGCACTCTCTGCTTTCTTGAACATCCGTCTCCCGTTCCAATGGCAGTCAAACCCTGTCGTAAGCTCTCATACCGACCCATCCCGATCCGCCGCTAGCCAGTCATCTACATCCTCACCTGCCTCgaatccacctccctctGTCTCATTGATTCCATACATCCGCCGCCTGGTGGCCACGGGAATGGATTTCCCTGGCGTGTTGCACGGTTTTTTTGGGGACGAATGGGGTGCGGGCATTGGACCTCTACACGAGCAAGAACGGCGCAATTACCTGTTCGCCGCGAAGAGTGGTGGCTGGGCGGCCGTTAAAAAGGACTATGACATGCCACCGCTCGAGACAATTCCGTTCCTACGTCCCTTACAGGGACCGCTAGATTCGGAGATTGAGGCGGCGGAGCGGAGTTGGAGCGAATGGCTCGCCATGGAAGACTGGATGGTAGGGCCTCGAGCGCCTGACGTTCTTCAAGACTCATCCTCACAAATTTCACGACATCACAGCTCACGAGggtaa
- a CDS encoding glutamate dehydrogenase (COG:E;~EggNog:ENOG410PGWM;~InterPro:IPR006095,IPR006097,IPR006096,IPR036291, IPR033922,IPR014362,IPR033524;~PFAM:PF00208,PF02812;~go_function: GO:0016491 - oxidoreductase activity [Evidence IEA];~go_function: GO:0016639 - oxidoreductase activity, acting on the CH-NH2 group of donors, NAD or NADP as acceptor [Evidence IEA];~go_process: GO:0006520 - cellular amino acid metabolic process [Evidence IEA];~go_process: GO:0055114 - oxidation-reduction process [Evidence IEA]): MSNLPHEPEFEQAYKELASTLENSTLFQKNPEYRKALAVVSVPERVIQFRVVWEDDAGNVQVNRGFRVQFNSALGPYKGGLRFHPSVNLSILKFLGFEQIFKNALTGLNMGGGKGGSDFDPKGKSDNEIRRFCVSFMTELCKHIGADTDVPAGDIGVTGREVGFLFGQYRKIRNQWEGVLTGKGGSWGGSLIRPEATGYGVVYYVEHMIAHATNGQESFKGKRVAISGSGNVAQYAALKVIELGGSVVSLSDSQGSLIINGEGSFTPEEIELIAQTKVERKQLASIVGAAPFSDANKFKYIAGARPWVHVGKVDVALPSATQNEVSGEEAQVLINAGCKFIAEGSNMGCTQEAIDTFEAHRTANSGAAAIWYAPGKAANAGGVAVSGLEMAQNSARLSWTSEEVDARLKDIMRDCFKNGLETAQEYATPAEGVLPSLVTGSNIAGFTKVAAAMKDQGDWW, from the exons ATGTCTAACCTTCCTCACGAGCCCGAGTTCGAGCAGGCCTACAAGG AGCTTGCCTCGACCCTTGAGAACTCCACCCTCTTCCAGAAGAACCCCGAATACCGCAAGGCTCTCGCCGTCGTCTCCGTCCCCGAGCGTGTCATCCAGTTCCGTGTCGTCTGGGAGGATGACGCCGGCAACGTCCAGGTCAACCGCGGTTTCCGTGTCCAGTTCAACAGCGCCCTCGGTCCCTACAAGGGTGGTCTCCGTTTCCACCCCTCCGTCAACTTGTCCATCCTCAAGTTCCTTGGTTTCGAGCAGATCTTCAAGAATGCTCTCACTGGCCTGAACATGGGTGGTGGTAAGGGTGGTTCCGACTTCGACCCCAAGGGCAAGTCCGACAACGAGATCCGTCGCTTCTGTGTTTCCTTCATGACCGAGCTCTGCAAGCACATCGGTGCCGACACTGACGTTCCCGCTGGTGACATTGGTGTCACCGGTCGTGAGGTCGGTTTCCTCTTCGGCCAGTACCGCAAGATCCGCAACCAGTGGGAGGGTGTTCTCACCGGTAAGGGTGGCAGCTGGGGTGGTTCCCTCATCCGCCCTGAGGCCACCGGTTACGGTGTTGTCTAC TACGTCGAGCACATGATTGCTCACGCCACCAACGGCCAGGAGTCCTTCAAGGGCAAGCGCGTTGCCATCTCCGGTTCCGGTAACGTTGCCCAGTACGCCGCCCTCAAGGTCATCGAGCTTGGCGGTTCCGTCGTCTCCCTGAGCGACAGCCAGGgctccctcatcatcaacggcgAGGGTAGCTTCACCCCCGAGGAGATCGAGCTCATTGCTCAGACCAAGGTTGAGCGCAAGCAGCTCGCCAGCATCGTCGGTGCTGCTCCCTTCAGCGACGCCAACAAGTTCAAGTACATTGCCGGTGCCCGCCCCTGGGTTCACGTCGGCAAGGTCGATGTCGCTCTCCCCTCCGCCACCCAGAACGAGGTTTCCGGCGAGGAGGCCCAGGTCCTCATCAACGCTGGCTGCAAGTTCATCGCCGAGGGTTCCAACATGGGTTGCACCCAGGAGGCCATCGACACCTTCGAGGCCCACCGTACCGCCAACTCTGGCGCTGCTGCCATCTGGTACGCCCCCGGTAAGGCCGCCAACGCCGGTGGTGTCGCTGTCTCCGGTCTGGAGATGGCTCAGAACTCTGCCCGCCTCAGCTGGACTTCTGAGGAGGTTGATGCCCGTCTCAAGGACATCATGCGCGACTGCTTCAAGAACGGTCTCGAGACTGCTCAGGAGTACGCCACCCCCGCCGAGGGTGTCCTGCCTTCCCTGGTGACCGGATCCAACATTGCCGGTTTCACCAAGGTGGCTGCCGCCATGAAGGACCAGGGTGACTGGTGGTAA